The Microbacterium trichothecenolyticum sequence CCGCCGCCCTCGACGGCGAGCGAAGAGAAGTCGGATGCCGAGAGCAGGGCGACCGTGGGCGGCAGAGCCCGGCTCGTCAGGTCACGCGTCATCGCGGTGAGCTCCTGGACGGCCTGCGTGTTCTCTTTCACCACGGGGATCGAAGAGGCGAGATCCCACAGCGGCCCCGACGACCCGGCATCCGCCCGGTCCGTCATCTCGAGAACCTCGCCGGAGACCTGGTTCAGTCCGGCGATGTCGCGGTTCGCCACGATCTGCGGCACGAACGACAGCTTGGTCTGCGCGCCGAGGAGATCGGTGCGTACGACGCCCGCTTGATGCAGGAACGCCAACGAGATCGCGGCGAACGCGAACGCGACGAACGCGCACGCACCAAGGGTCCAGGCGGCGATCGCCGCGGCAACGCGGCCGCGCCGCGTGCCGGCCGCCGGCGCGTCTGACGGGAGACGACGCCGGCGGAGAGGTTCGGGAGCGGGAGCCGTCACGAGGCTGCACCCGGAATGACATCCGTCGGATCGGGCACCGGCACGACGGGCGGGGGTTCTTCCGTCCCGGACGGCTCGGGTTCGGGCTGAGGCTCGGGCCCGGGTTGGGACGGCGACGGCGACGGCGACGGCTCGGGAGTGTTGGCGTTGTCGGGGGAGCCACCCGTGTTCGTTCCACCTCCGGCGTCGGAGTCGCGGCTCGTGTCGGAGGAGCCGCCGCCCGAGTTACGGGGCGTGGTCGGCATCGTCTCCCGTTCCTCTTGCTCCGCAGCGACGACACGGGCATTCTCCGCACGCAGGGCGTCGACCGCCGCGGCGTACGCGGGCATGTCCGACAGGCCGTCGCCACCCGCCCGCTGGGCCGCCGTCACACGCGCAGCCGAATCGGTCACCGCATCGCGGAAAGCCTGCGCCGCGGAATCGTTCGCCGCAACGATCGTGGCCGCCTCCGCCTGGATGGCGGTACCCAATGTCGTCAACTGCCCCCGATAAGAGGAGATCGTGGCGACGATCGTGGCCCGCGCGTCCCGGGCGGCGGTCAGCAGCCCGGGGAGCGTCTCGCGGGCCAGGTGCACACCGTCGATCGCACGGCCGACCTCGCTGAGCGACTTCTCGTCGATCGATCCCCGCGCATACGTCGGGACCGACACCGTCCGGGCGGACGATGCGGCCTGGGCCAGAGCGGCCCGGCCCGCCTCGGCAGCGCTCAAGGGCGCAGACTCCACCCGGCCCTGCAGACTCGCGAGTACCGGCGCGCTCGACTCCGCCAGACTGCTCGCCTCTGCCACCGATGCCGTGTACAGATCGACCGCGGTCTGGAGAACCTTCGTCTCGTTGGCAAGCTCCGCCTCGCGCTCGCGGAGGCTGACCATGGCGTCATCCGCCGGATTCGCGGTGGCACGCTGGACGACCGCGAACGACGCCGTGCCGATGAGCGCGAGGACTGCCAGCGCGGAGACCGCGATGCTCAGGTAGTTCGCCGCGCCACCCTTCCTCCGACCACCGAAGAGAGGACGACGACCCACCTGAGCCAATTCGGGAGCGGCCCACCCCTCGTCGGATTCTCCACCCGTGCGCTCGCCCACCAGCGCCGACAGTGCTGTCGCCGAGGAGGCGGAACCGGGACGTGAGGGCGCACCCGTCAATGTCGTGAGATCAGCGGTGCCGCGACGAGGGACGTCGGCGGCAGGTCCGCCTATCAGTGCCTGGAGGTCTCCGGGGCGCGACCCCTCGCCCGTGGGAGCCGTCGCACCGACCATCGTCCGAAGTGCCGCCGTGTCGACCGCGCGAGTGCCCACGGAAGAGGCCGTCGGTTTTCCCACCAATGCACGAAGCGCCGATTTCCTGTCGTCACCCCGCGGTGAAGGGCGGGCGGAGGATTCAGCCGTCCCCGCCTCCCCGAACAACGTCCTGAGATCGTTCATGGTGCCTCCGCGGCACCATATCCGGTGCCGTTCTGCAAATGTCGTAGGGTTGTCCCGGGGGGCGCCAGGATTGGCGCGGAATGCTCCGGGAAAGAATAGCCCGAGAATTCTGCGCGCACCTGCCGGGCACCCTTTGACCTTCCGACGGGCGAATGGACAAGGCTTGGAACTGCGCGATTATCTCCGGATCCTGCACCGCAACTGGATCCTCATCCTTGCGCTGACCGTGCTCGGGGGCGCGGGGGCCTACGGCTACTCACTCCTTCAGACTCCCTCGTACGAAGCGGAGACACAGCTCTATGTCTCGGTTCGCTCCGACAGCTCGGGAGTGAGTGAACTCGCCCAGGGGACGACGTTCGCCCGCCAGGCAGTGGTCAGCTTCGTCGACGTGATCGACAGCGCCCTCGTGCTCGATCGGGTCATCGACGACCTCAACCTCGACACCACCGCGCAGCGACTGGCGAGCTCGATCCAGGCATCCTCCGCCACCAACTCGGTCATCATCACCGTCAAGGTGTCGAACCCGAACGCGGAACTCGCGGCATCCATCGCCAACTCCGTCGGCTCGAACTTCTCCGACGTCGTGGTCAACCGGCTCGAGAAGCCGGACGGCGACACCGCCAGCCTGGTCAAGGTGGAAACCATCGCCCCCGCGCTGGTTCCGACGTCTCCGGCCACGCCCCGGGTCCCGCTGAACGTCGCCATCGGCATCATCATCGGCCTCGCCCTCGGACTCGGCATCGCGATCCTGCGCTCCGTCCTCGACACGCGCATCCACTCGCTGCACGACATCGAGGCGGCGACGGAAGCCCCCGTTCTGGGAGGCATCTCCTTCGATCCGGATGCCAAGAAACGTCCGCTCATCGTGCACGCCGACCCCCGCAATCCCCGTGCCGAGTCGTTCCGCAGCCTGCGCACCAACCTGCAGTTCATCGACGTGGACGGTTCATCGCGCTCGTTCGTCGTCTCGAGCGCAGGCCCCGGTGAGGGCAAGTCGACCACGACGGCGAACCTCGCGATCGCCCTCGCCGAGACCGGCGCGCGCGTCGTGCTCGTCGACGGCGACCTGCGCCTTCCGCGCGTGGCGGACTACATGGGCATCGAGGGCGGCGTCGGACTCACCGACGTGCTCATCGGTCGCGCGGAACTCGTGGACGTCCTGCAGCAGTGGGGCACCGGCAAGCTCTTCGTCCTGCCCTCGGGCCGGACGCCTCCCAACCCGTCGGAGCTCCTCGGCAGCCAGGCCATGCAGCGCACGCTCGAAGCCCTCGCCGACGCCTTCGACTACGTGCTCGTCGACGCACCCCCGCTTCTGCTGGTCACCGATGCGGCTGTCGTGTCGCGCTTCACCAGCGGCGTGCTGATGGTCGCCGCATCCGGCACGACCAAGAAGCCCCAGCTGACCGCCGCGGTCGAGAAGCTCGAGGCGATCGGCAGCCGACTGTTCGGCGTCATCGTGACGATGCTCCCCTCGAAGGGTCCTGACAGCTACGGGTACGGGGCGTACTCGTATGCCGCACAGGACGGCGCGGCGGACGTCGCTCGAGACGGCCGACGGACACGGCGGGACAAGACGGAGCAGCGATGACGTTCACCATCCTGTCGGTGTGCACGGGGAACATCTGCCGCTCCCCCGTGGCGGAGCTCATCCTGGCCGACGCGCTCGCCGGTGTCGCCGACGTGCAGGTCGAGAGCGCCGGCACCGGTGCGCTCGTCGCCCATGGCGTCCCGGTCCCTGCGCAACTGCTCGCTGCGCAACGAGGGATCGATACGACCGCCCACCGCGCCCGTCAGGTGGACACGTCGATGATCCGAGGCGCAGATCTCATCCTGACGATGGCGAGAGAGCACCGGCGTGCGGTCGTGGAGCACGTCCCGGCCGCCATGCGCCGCGCGTTCACACTGCGCGAGCTGGCTCGTATCGCCGACGTCGTCGAGGCCGACGTCCCGGCAGCGCTCGCCGCGGCGAACGCGACCACGGCCACCCAAGGGATGGCGGCCGCCGTGTCGCTCGCGGCGGCGATGCGGGGAACCGTGCCTCCCCCCGCATCTCCTGAAGAGTTCGACATCGTCGACCCATATCGCAGGTCGGACGAGGTCTACGCCGCCTCGTTCTCGGAGCTGGCGCCGGCCGCCGACCGCGTCGCAGGCTTCCTGTTGCACGCTGCGCGACTCGCGCAGCCGTCGTCCTGATCGATCTCGCCGTCAGGACTCCCCGAGGGCGCATCCCCCACGCATAGGCGCCTTCCGGCACCGGGGTTTGACTGACCTCGATCGCCTCTGCGGCTCGGCGATACCATCGGCGGCAGCCGACATCCCGATCAGGAGCACACGTGTCATGCGTAAGTCTGCTCGTTCTTCCCTCCCGACGCTCCTCTGCCTTGCGAGCGTGCTCGTCGTCGTCCTGACGGTCGGCAGCGCCGCGCATGCGCAGTCGCGGTCGCCGTCGACCGCGCCCTCTCCGACCGCCTCCGCATTCGCGGTCGACGCACTCTCGGTGGACCGGGCCCCGAGCGCGGGCGGCGAGACGGTGACGCTCAGCGGCCACGGCCTCGTCGACCCCGTCCACGTGAAGTTCGGTGACGCCGACGCACCCGCCGTGTCGACCGTCGAAGCGGGCCCCACCATCTATCTGGGCGCCTCCGACAATCGGGGGGCGAGTCACTTCGCCGCAACGACAGGCCGGGATCCCGCCGTGATGAACAAGTTCCTGCGCTGGGCACAGGGATCGGCCACGGAGTTCAACGACTTTCCCGCGGAGTGGGCGAGAAAGATGCATCAGCGCGGCATCATCCCGATGCTGACATGGAACCCCACCTACCGCTCGAGCACGTGCACCGCCTTCGACGGGCAGTGCCCGATGAGCCTCGCGAGCATCGCCGACGGCGATTACGACCCGGAGATCACGGCGTTCGCCGAGCAGGTGGCGAAGACGGGGGTGCCGATCTTCCTCCGGCTGATGCACGAGGCGAACGGGGGCTGGTACCCGTGGAACGTCCGCAAAGAAGCAGATCGAGCGCAGTTCATCGCCGCATGGCGTCACGTGCACGACATCTTCGATCGGGCGGGAGCCTCGGACGTCTCCTGGGTGTGGTGCCCCAATGTGGAGAAGGCGGACAGCAGGCATGCCGTTGCATTCCGCACGTTCTATCCCGGAGATTCATACGTCGACTGGGTCGGTCTGGATGGGTACAACCGCCACGCGAACAGGAGTTTCGCGACCATCTTCGGTCCGAGCATGGCGCAGCTGCGCACGCTGACCACGCGCCCGGTGATGATTGCAGAGATCGGCAGCGCCGAGTTCGACAAGGGCCAGAGGGCGCAGTTCCTAGCCCAGACGTTGGAGACGTTGCCGAAGGAGTTCCCCGAGGTGCGGGCATTCCTTTACATGATGAACAGCGTCGATGTCTCGCTTCATCCCCGCGACGAGGCGCGTGACGCTTTCACCGGCCCCGCCGCGCAGTCATATGCGGGACCCGGCCTCGCGAATGTGAGCGCCGGGAAGATCCTCCCGGTCCAGGGCACACGATCCGTGAGCGTGACGGTCCCCCCTCACCCGCCGGGAGAGGTCTCCGTGACCGTGACGAACGGGGCCGGGCAGAGCACGAGCCTCGGCGAACCGTTCACCTTCACAGCACCCCACGCGCGCGGACGCAGCGACGGCTCGCCGGGGTTCATCGTCGCGGTGGGAGTCGCGGTCGCCCTCGCGGTCGCAGGGGCTCTGGTCATCGTGACGCGGCGACGGCGCGCCCGCGTTCGGGCGCGCACGCGAACAATCTCGTGAACGCTTACGACGAGGGGGAGACGGCGTCGGGAACACGTCGCCAGAAGCGGAATCCCACGATGTCGCCCTCGAGCTCGTAGGACGATGCCACGAAGGGCGCAAGCCCGGAGAAATGGGCCGCACCGGGCGGGCACTCGGTCGAGATCCCGCACGATGTCGGGGACTCGACGATGAGAGCCGGAGGAAAAGCGGTGACGTCGGCGAGATACTTGCGCGCGAGCCCCCCGTATCCCTGCTCCACCGGAAGGGAATAGGTGATCGGCGTCGCAGACAGCCGGTGGGAGGCTGCGAGGATCCACGTCTCCGCACCGTGGACGAGCACGCGGTCGTCGGGGCTCGTCTCGGCGAGCACTCGGTCGACCAGCTGCGCCTGATACGAACCCGGCACGAACACCCCCGTGCCGGTGACCGTCCGCAGGCCCTGCGCAGCCGTCGACGCCGACGGGGACACCACCAGCACGACCAGCACCGCCGCCGCGACGGACATGCCCGTGCGAGCCACTCTGCCGCTGACGCGAGAGGACCGGGGCCACCCCGACAGCAGCCGGGGGCCGACCGCGACGATCACGACGGCGAAAGCGGCGATGGCGACGACGAGGTAGTGCGGATACGGGCGGCCGGAAACCATCTGAGAGAGGGCATCCGCCGCGCCGACGACGGTGAACAGCACCACGACCACCACGACGCGGGAGGACACGGCGCCCGTCCCTCGGCGAACGACGAGCCACGCTGCCGTCGACGCGAGAGCGGCGGCGACCACCGCGCCGGACACCAGGAGCTGCGCCAGCGTGGCGAAGGCGGCCACACGGTCACCCGTGCTCGCACCTCCCGAGTAGAAGAGGTTGTACGTGACGTACTGGTCGATGCCCGCGCGCAGAGCGTCGCCGGACCAGAGCCACAGGCCCAGACCGAGTCCGACCACGCCGACGACGGTGAAGACGACGGCGCCGAACAGTGCGCGACGCCGCAGATACACCAGGCCCCCCGCCACGACGAGCATCACTCCGACGACGTTGTTCACCCTCGTGAACAGGCCCACCGCCAACGCGGCTCCGAGCGCGAGTGCCAACGACGCGACCGCACGGGTCGAGGCCTCCCGTCCCGAGCGCATCGCGACATGGCCGGCGAGGGAGTACGCGACCAGCTGCACGGGGAACAACCAGGTCTCCGTGAAGTTACCTCCCTCGAAGACGGCGAGATACGTCACCCCGGTCAGGAGCATCACCGGTGCAGCCCCGCGTCCGATCCAACGCGTCCAGATGAGGCCGGCGACCGCGAGGCCGAGAAAGAGCGAGAGTCCTTCCAGCAAAGGTGCCCCGGCGATACCGCCACCCATACGCCATGCGACCGTCTCGATCGCCGCCAGAAGCGGGCCCTTGTGGTCCCACGAGTCCACATACGGCATCCCCCCTCGTGACACCACCATGCCGGTGTAGAGGAAGACCCCGGAATCGCGAGAGATGTGGCCGCTGACGACCTGGGGAATGGTCGCGACGAGCGCGACGAGCAGTGCCGCGCCCGTCGAGAGCGCCGCGGCGCGGGGGCGGAGCAGGTTCATGCCGACGAATCCCGCACGCCGATGACGTTGCGCTCCCTCCAGCGCTGCAGGACCCGACGGTCGCGCAGGTGGACGGCGGCGACGGTGAGACCGGCGAGGGCGATGCCCGTCCAGCCGCCGACCGTGTTCGCGATGACGTCGTTGACGGTGGCGAAGCGGGCCGGGAGGACGAAGAACTGCACGGCCTCCAACGTGCCTGACAGCAGGGGGACGAGGGGGATGGCCATCCACAGGAAACGCGTCGGGAAGACCAGCGAGAGGAAATACCCCACCGGCACGAACATCGCGATGTTCGCC is a genomic window containing:
- a CDS encoding arsenate reductase/protein-tyrosine-phosphatase family protein; the encoded protein is MTFTILSVCTGNICRSPVAELILADALAGVADVQVESAGTGALVAHGVPVPAQLLAAQRGIDTTAHRARQVDTSMIRGADLILTMAREHRRAVVEHVPAAMRRAFTLRELARIADVVEADVPAALAAANATTATQGMAAAVSLAAAMRGTVPPPASPEEFDIVDPYRRSDEVYAASFSELAPAADRVAGFLLHAARLAQPSS
- a CDS encoding glycosyl hydrolase, with amino-acid sequence MRKSARSSLPTLLCLASVLVVVLTVGSAAHAQSRSPSTAPSPTASAFAVDALSVDRAPSAGGETVTLSGHGLVDPVHVKFGDADAPAVSTVEAGPTIYLGASDNRGASHFAATTGRDPAVMNKFLRWAQGSATEFNDFPAEWARKMHQRGIIPMLTWNPTYRSSTCTAFDGQCPMSLASIADGDYDPEITAFAEQVAKTGVPIFLRLMHEANGGWYPWNVRKEADRAQFIAAWRHVHDIFDRAGASDVSWVWCPNVEKADSRHAVAFRTFYPGDSYVDWVGLDGYNRHANRSFATIFGPSMAQLRTLTTRPVMIAEIGSAEFDKGQRAQFLAQTLETLPKEFPEVRAFLYMMNSVDVSLHPRDEARDAFTGPAAQSYAGPGLANVSAGKILPVQGTRSVSVTVPPHPPGEVSVTVTNGAGQSTSLGEPFTFTAPHARGRSDGSPGFIVAVGVAVALAVAGALVIVTRRRRARVRARTRTIS
- a CDS encoding VanZ family protein, translating into MRLLIAGTGLALCLVVVLMATLSPTPIDQPYESAIQRVLSVLHRSGVPEWFGYRWIEFSANIAMFVPVGYFLSLVFPTRFLWMAIPLVPLLSGTLEAVQFFVLPARFATVNDVIANTVGGWTGIALAGLTVAAVHLRDRRVLQRWRERNVIGVRDSSA
- a CDS encoding polysaccharide biosynthesis tyrosine autokinase, whose product is MELRDYLRILHRNWILILALTVLGGAGAYGYSLLQTPSYEAETQLYVSVRSDSSGVSELAQGTTFARQAVVSFVDVIDSALVLDRVIDDLNLDTTAQRLASSIQASSATNSVIITVKVSNPNAELAASIANSVGSNFSDVVVNRLEKPDGDTASLVKVETIAPALVPTSPATPRVPLNVAIGIIIGLALGLGIAILRSVLDTRIHSLHDIEAATEAPVLGGISFDPDAKKRPLIVHADPRNPRAESFRSLRTNLQFIDVDGSSRSFVVSSAGPGEGKSTTTANLAIALAETGARVVLVDGDLRLPRVADYMGIEGGVGLTDVLIGRAELVDVLQQWGTGKLFVLPSGRTPPNPSELLGSQAMQRTLEALADAFDYVLVDAPPLLLVTDAAVVSRFTSGVLMVAASGTTKKPQLTAAVEKLEAIGSRLFGVIVTMLPSKGPDSYGYGAYSYAAQDGAADVARDGRRTRRDKTEQR